The sequence below is a genomic window from Rhodococcus sp. 4CII.
CCCTCGCCGATCACGACGACTCCGCGCATGGACACGGAATTGATGAGCTGCCGGATTGCGTCGACTGCGGCGCCGTCGCCGCCGTTCTTGTCGCCCCGTCCCACCCAGCGTCCGGCTGCCATCGCGGCTGCTTCAGTCATGCGAACCAGTTCGAGGGCGAGATTGCGGTCCGGCTTCTCCCGGCGGCTCACGGTCACCGGGCCGCAGCCTTCACCTGATCGAGTGCAGCGTCTGCGCTGCTCGTGGAGTGTCCGCCGAATTGTTTCCGCAGGGCGGAGACCGCCTTCATCGACGGTGAGGACTCCTGCCTGCTGGCGAACCGGGCGAAGAGTGCGGCCGAGATGACCGGTACCGGAACGGCATTGCGGATGGCCTCTTCGACGGTCCACCGGCCTTCGCCGGAGTCTTGGGTCCACCCGGAGATCCCGGACAGCTCGGGATCATCTTTGAGGGCGCGCACGAGGAGGTCGAGGAGCCACGATCGCACCACGGTGCCACGGCTCCAGGCTTCGATGACTGCCGGGACATTCTCGACGAGTTCTGTGGCCTCGAGCAGCTCGAAGCCCTCCGCGTACGCCTGCATCAGGCCGTACTCGATCCCGTTGTGCACCATCTTTGAATAATGCCCTGCTCCAATGGGTCCCGCGTGTACGAATCCTTCGCTGCGTGGGCCTTCGGGGCGGAGGGCGTCGAAGAGCGGCATCGCCCTGTCGATGTGCTCCTCGGCTCCGCCCACCATCAACGCGTAGCCGTTCTCGAGACCCCAGATTCCGCCGGAAACACCGCAGTCGATGTACCCGATCCCTCGCGCGTCGAGCGCCTTCGCGTGGAGGATGTCCTCGCCGAAGCGGGAGTTGCCTCCTTCGATGACGAGGTCGCCCGGAGAAAGCGCCTGTGACAGGTGCGTGATCGTCTCCTGGGTCGGCCCACCCGCCGGAACCATCACCCAGACGATGCGCGGTGAGGGGAGTGCCTCGACGAGCGCGTCAATCGACGACAGGTCGGAACTGTTGACGTGTGGGTCGTAACCGAGGACTTCGGTTCCCGAACGGCGCAGCCGTTCGCGCATGTTGAAGCCCATCTTTCCCAGCCCGATAAGCCCGATCTGCATAGCGTGGAGCCTTTCCGAATCGACAGAGCACAACCGGTATGGGAGGCCGAGCCCCGTGGAACGAGTGCTCGACCTCCCGCGGGTGTGTCAGTTCTGGTTGTCCCCGAAGATGGCCTTCACCTCGAGGAAGTCCTCCAAACCGAACTTGCCGAATTCACGGCCGTTGCCGGACTGCTTATATCCACCGAACGGTGCATTGGCGGCCAGCGGGGCACCGTTGAGGTGCACCATTCCGGTCCGCATCCGCCGTGCGACCCTCCGTGCACGTTCGGGGTTTCCGGAAGACACCATGCCGGCGAGCCCGTATTGCGTGTCGTTGGCGATGCGCACCGCGTCGTCCTCGTCTTCGTAGCCGATGAACATCATCACCGGCCCGAAGATCTCCTCCTGCGCGATCGTCATGTCATTGGTGACGTCGGCGAAGACGGTGGGCTTGACGAAGTAGCCCTCCTGCAACCCGTCCGGGCGGCCGGTTCCACCGACGACGAGCGTGCCGCCCTCGTCGATGCCCTTTTGAATGAGTCCCTGGATCTTGTCGAACTGTGCCTGCGACACCACGGGACCGACAGTCGTGCCCTTCGCATCCGGAGCTCCGACGACGATGGTGGCTGCGGCCTTCTTTGCGATCTCCACAGCCTCGTTCATGCGATTCGAGGGGATGAGGATGCGGGATCCTGCGTTGCAGGACTGGCCCGAGTTCACCACCATTCCGGTGACGTCGCGGGTGATGACGTCTTCGAAGTCGGCGTCGTCGAGCACGATGTTCGCCGACTTGCCGCCGAGTTCCTGGGCGACGCGCTTGACCGTCGGTGCCGCGTTCTTGGCGACCTCGACGCCGGCACGCGTCGACCCGGTGAACGAGACCATGTCGACCGCGGGGTGCGCGGACAGTGCCGTTCCCACGGTCGGGCCGTCACCGTTGATGAGGTTGAAGACGCCCGCGGGAACACCGGCTTCGTCCAGGATCTCGGCGAAGATGATCGCGTTGAGCGGCGCAATCTCCGACGGTTTGAGCACCATCGTGCATCCGGCTGCGAGGGCGGGTGCCACCTTGGCGACGATCTGGTTTAGCGGCCAGTTCCAGGGGGTGATGAAAGCGCAGACGCCGACCGGCTCGCGCACCACGGTCGTGGTGTCGATCTTTTCCTCGAACGTGAAGTTCCTGAGGGCGTCGAGTGTCGCCATGAAGTGCCCGAGACCTGCCGGTGCCTGAGCCGCCTCCGCGAGGCCCGTGGGTGCTCCCATCTCGCTGGTGACGGCGGCCGCGAGGTCCTTCATACGCCGCTTGTACACCGCGATGATTTTCTCCAACAGGGCGATGCGCTCGGCCGGGGTGGTCGAGGCGAAACTGTCGAACGCCTTACGTGCGGAGGTGACTGCGAGGTCAACGTCCTGTTCGTTGCCCATTGCGATTGTGGCGATCGGCTTCTCCGTCGCCGGGTTGATCACCTCGAGCGTCTTCGAGCCGATCGGGTCTACCCAGGTGCCGTCGATGTAGAACTTCTGAGTGTGGTCCATCGTTTTCCTCCGTCGAAGCGTTGGTGGTTCTGAAAAATGCTGGGGCCAAGCGGTTGAGTTCGAAAATGTGCGATCGCCCCCGCTAGTTCGGCGATCTGAGATAGACCGTTTTGGTGGTGGTGAAGAACGTGCGGGCAGCCTTTCCCTGCTCGCGATTCATGCTGCTCGAGGCCTTGACCCCGCCGAACGGGACGTGCGGCTCCACACTCGCCGTCTCCCGATTGACATGCACCAGGCCGGAATTGATCCGGGTCACGAACTGCATGGCTTTGGAGATGTTCGAGGTGAACAGCGAGGCCGACAGGCCGAACTCGGTGTCGTTCGCCGCGGCGAGGGCTTCTTCGAAATTCTCGACCTCGGTCAGGACGAGCACCGGGCCGAAGATTTCGTCCCGCAAGAGTCGGCTGGACGGGGACACGCCGGTCAGTACCGTCGGTTCGAGGAAGCAGCCCTCACCATCTGCCTTGCCACCGAGAAGTATGTCCGCACCCTCCTCGTGCGCGAGCCGAAGGTACTCGACGACGGTGTCGCGTTGCTCCGGTGAGGACATCGGCCCGATGTCGGTGGCCTCGTCATACGGGTTGCCCACCACCAGTCGGTTCACCTGGGCGAGCAGCAGTTCGCGGAATTCCGTTGCCACCTGGCGCTGAACGTAGA
It includes:
- the gnd gene encoding phosphogluconate dehydrogenase (NAD(+)-dependent, decarboxylating); this translates as MCSVDSERLHAMQIGLIGLGKMGFNMRERLRRSGTEVLGYDPHVNSSDLSSIDALVEALPSPRIVWVMVPAGGPTQETITHLSQALSPGDLVIEGGNSRFGEDILHAKALDARGIGYIDCGVSGGIWGLENGYALMVGGAEEHIDRAMPLFDALRPEGPRSEGFVHAGPIGAGHYSKMVHNGIEYGLMQAYAEGFELLEATELVENVPAVIEAWSRGTVVRSWLLDLLVRALKDDPELSGISGWTQDSGEGRWTVEEAIRNAVPVPVISAALFARFASRQESSPSMKAVSALRKQFGGHSTSSADAALDQVKAAAR
- a CDS encoding aldehyde dehydrogenase family protein — protein: MDHTQKFYIDGTWVDPIGSKTLEVINPATEKPIATIAMGNEQDVDLAVTSARKAFDSFASTTPAERIALLEKIIAVYKRRMKDLAAAVTSEMGAPTGLAEAAQAPAGLGHFMATLDALRNFTFEEKIDTTTVVREPVGVCAFITPWNWPLNQIVAKVAPALAAGCTMVLKPSEIAPLNAIIFAEILDEAGVPAGVFNLINGDGPTVGTALSAHPAVDMVSFTGSTRAGVEVAKNAAPTVKRVAQELGGKSANIVLDDADFEDVITRDVTGMVVNSGQSCNAGSRILIPSNRMNEAVEIAKKAAATIVVGAPDAKGTTVGPVVSQAQFDKIQGLIQKGIDEGGTLVVGGTGRPDGLQEGYFVKPTVFADVTNDMTIAQEEIFGPVMMFIGYEDEDDAVRIANDTQYGLAGMVSSGNPERARRVARRMRTGMVHLNGAPLAANAPFGGYKQSGNGREFGKFGLEDFLEVKAIFGDNQN